CTCGCTGATGGTGCCTGCTCCGACGGTGCGTCCGCCTTCGCGGATAGCGAAGCGCAGACCCTTCTCCATCGCGACTGGCGTGTGCAGCGTGATCTCCAGCTGGATGTTATCGCCGGGCATGCACATCTCGGTGCCTGCAGGAAGCTTCGCCGA
The Edaphobacter lichenicola genome window above contains:
- a CDS encoding EF-Tu C-terminal domain-related protein, translating into SAKLPAGTEMCMPGDNIQLEITLHTPVAMEKGLRFAIREGGRTVGAGTISEIIK